From the Hevea brasiliensis isolate MT/VB/25A 57/8 chromosome 15, ASM3005281v1, whole genome shotgun sequence genome, one window contains:
- the LOC131173970 gene encoding metalloendoproteinase 3-MMP-like: MASKAFPIFSFTLIVFISLFPHAALANSNNEKSSPFDFLKHLQGCHKGDKLKGIHELKTYLEHFGYLNYKNQSQANNDDFDDLLESALKTYQLNYHLKVTGTLDSQTVSKMMMPRCGVPDIINGTTRMTSGKKNQRHSSTSFHTVSHYTFFPGSPKWPPSKYSLTYGFLPQTPSRAMDPVARAFQTWAANTHFRFARVQDYTTADIKIGFYRGNHGDGSSFDGRGGILAHAFAPQDGRFHYDADETWAVGATPGAIDLETVALHEIGHLLGLGHSSVEGAIMFARIPPGSTKGLHSDDIQGIRALYKICSYNGSYWQMGRYKRCSSVASSQL; encoded by the exons atggcttctaaagcttttcccatCTTCTCTTTCACTCTCATTGTCTTCATTTCTCTTTTTCCTCATGCTGCTTTGGCAAACTCTAATAATGAAAAATCATCCCCATTTGATTTCCTTAAGCATCTTCAAGGATGCCATAAGGGTGACAAGCTCAAAGGCATCCACGAGCTCAAAACCTACCTCGAACATTTTGGTTACTTGAACTATAAAAACCAGTCTCAAGCCAATAATGATGATTTTGATGACCTGCTAGAGTCTGCTCTTAAAACCTACCAACTCAATTACCATTTGAAGGTCACTGGAACCTTAGATTCCCAAACGGTGTCCAAGATGATGATGCCTCGATGTGGGGTGCCGGACATCATCAATGGCACCACTCGGATGACTTCTGGCAAGAAAAACCAACGCCATAGCTCTACCTCTTTCCATACAGTTTCTCACTATACATTCTTTCCAGGAAGTCCCAAATGGCCACCTTCTAAGTATAGTCTTACCTATGGGTTTCTTCCCCAAACCCCATCCCGAGCCATGGATCCTGTTGCGAGAGCTTTCCAAACATGGGCTGCCAACACACATTTCAGGTTTGCGAGGGTACAAGATTATACTACCGCCGATATCAAAATAGGGTTTTACAGAGGTAACCATGGAGATGGGAGTTCTTTCGATGGACGAGGTGGAATTCTGGCTCATGCTTTTGCACCACAAGATGGACGATTCCACTATGATGCAGATGAGACATGGGCAGTGGGTGCAACCCCAGGTGCAATCGACTTGGAGACTGTTGCCTTGCATGAGATAGGGCACCTGCTTGGTCTTGGTCATAGCTCAGTGGAGGGAGCTATTATGTTCGCGCGTATTCCTCCTGGATCAACTAAGGGTCTCCATAGTGATGATATCCAAGGGATTCGTGCTTTATATAAG ATATGCTCATACAATGGCAGCTATTGGCAAATGGGAAGGTACAAAAGATGTTCTAGTGTTGCTTCTTCGCAACTATAG
- the LOC110657151 gene encoding LOW QUALITY PROTEIN: metalloendoproteinase 3-MMP (The sequence of the model RefSeq protein was modified relative to this genomic sequence to represent the inferred CDS: substituted 1 base at 1 genomic stop codon) yields MASKIFPIFSFTLIVFISLFPHAALANSDNKKSSPFDFLKHLQGCHKGDKLKGIHKLKTYLEHFGYLNYKNKSQANNDDFDDLLESALKTYQLNYHLKVTGTLDSKTVSKMVMPRCGLPDIINGTTRMTSGKKNQRHSSTSFHTVSHYTFFPGSPKYPPSKYSLTYGFLPXTPSRAMDPVAKALQTWAANAHFRFARVQGYTTADIKIGFYRGNHGDGSSFDGRGGMLAHAFAPQDGRFHYDADETWAVGATPGAHDLETVALHEIGHLLGLGHSSVEAAIMFARISSGSTKGLHSGDIQGIRALYNV; encoded by the coding sequence ATGgcttctaaaatttttcccatcTTCTCTTTCACTCTCATTGTCTTCATTTCTCTTTTTCCTCATGCAGCTTTGGCAAACTCTGATAATAAAAAATCATCCCCATTTGATTTCCTTAAGCATCTCCAAGGATGCCATAAGGGTGACAAGCTCAAAGGCATCCATAAGCTCAAAACCTACCTCGAACATTTTGGTTACTTGAACTATAAAAACAAGTCTCAAGCCAATAATGATGATTTCGATGACCTGCTAGAGTCTGCTCTTAAAACCTACCAGCTCAATTATCATTTGAAGGTCACTGGAACCTTAGATTCCAAAACGGTGTCCAAGATGGTGATGCCTCGATGTGGGCTGCCGGACATCATCAATGGCACCACTCGGATGACTTCTGGCAAGAAAAACCAACGCCATAGCTCTACCTCTTTCCATACAGTTTCTCACTATACATTCTTTCCGGGAAGTCCCAAATATCCACCTTCTAAGTATAGTCTTACCTATGGCTTTCTTCCCTAAACCCCATCCCGAGCCATGGATCCTGTTGCGAAAGCTTTACAAACATGGGCTGCCAATGCACATTTCAGGTTTGCGAGGGTACAAGGTTATACAACCGCCGATATCAAAATAGGGTTTTACAGAGGTAACCATGGAGATGGGAGTTCTTTCGATGGACGTGGTGGAATGCTGGCTCATGCTTTTGCACCACAAGATGGACGATTCCACTATGATGCAGATGAGACATGGGCAGTGGGTGCAACCCCAGGTGCACATGACTTGGAGACTGTTGCCTTGCATGAGATAGGGCACCTGCTTGGTCTTGGTCATAGCTCAGTGGAAGCAGCTATTATGTTCGCGCGTATTTCTTCTGGGTCAACTAAGGGTCTCCATAGTGGTGATATCCAAGGGATTCGGGCTTTATATAACGTTTGA